In Solidesulfovibrio carbinoliphilus subsp. oakridgensis, the sequence GCCGTTCCATCGGCGTGGATCCGGCCAAACTGACGGGCCTTTGCCGCCTGGTGTCGCGCCTGTCCGGGGTGCCCCTTGCGGCCAACAAGGCCGTGGTCGGGGCCAACATTTTCGCCACCTCGGCCGGGGTGCACCAGGACGGCCTGCTCAAGCACCCGGACACCTACCTGCCGTTTCGGCCCGAGGCCGTGGGCGCGGACGGCATCCGCCTGCCTTTGTCCCCCCTGTCCGGCAAGGCGGCCCTGGCCCTGCGCCTGGCCGAGCTTGGCATCGAGCTTTCGCCGGACGAGCTTGGCCGGACCAGCCGGATCATGAAAAACGCGGGAAAGGAGGCCTGGGCCGACGAGGAGGCGCTCCTGCGCCGGGCCGCCGCCGCCGCCAGGCAGGCAAGCCTGTGAACGCCCCTTCTTCCTCCCAGCCCTTTTTCGGCCGCCACGTCTGGGCCCTCTATGCCTTCCTGCGTCCCTACAAAAAGGCCGTCATGGGCGGACTGGGCCTGAACGTCCTGGCCCGGGTCTGCGACCTGCTGCCCCTGGCCGTGGCCGGCCGGGTCATCGACGCCGCCGCGGCCGGCACCCGCGATCCTCATGTCTACGTCCTCTACGGCCTGGGCATCCTTTGCAGCTTCGTCTTTCTGGCCATCTTCCAGAGCGGCTCGGACTATGTCCTGGCCGCCATGGCCCAGAAGGCCCGCCACGACATCCGGCTTGCCCTCTACGGCCACCTGCAGACCCTGGATCCGGCCTTTTTCGAGGACCGGCAGACCGGGGACATCATGTCCGTCATCGTCGGCGACGTGGATACCCTCGAAAGCTTTCTGACCGACTCCTCCACCTCGATTATCCGGGTGGCGGTCACCTTCCTCGGCATCTACGGCTACCTCTTTTTCCTGGAATGGCGGCTGGCCACGCTCCTTTTCATTCCGCTGCCCATCGCCGTGCTGGCCATCCGCCACTTCGTCACCCGGGTCCAGCCGCGTTATCGCGAGGCTCGGCGGGCCGTGGGAGCCATCGGGGCCCTGCTCGAAAACAACATCTCGGGCATGGGCGTCATCCAGGCCTACACGGCCGAGGACCGGCTCTACGACGCCGTGTCCGCCCGTTCGGCCACCTACCGCGACGAGGCCGTGGCCGCCGAATTCGAGCGGGCCCGGTTTCTGCCCGCCATGTACGCCGTGGCCGGACTGTCCTTTGGTGCCGTCTTTGCCGGCGGCGGCTGGCTGGTCGCGGCCGGGCACGGACCGACGGTCGGGGACTACACCACCTTTGTCCTGTTCGCGGCCCGGCTCGTGCTGCCGCTGTTCGTCTTCGGCATGCTCATCAACCAGATCCAGCGGGCCGAGGCCGCGGCCGCGCGCATAAGCGAGCTTTTCGCGGTGCGGCCCCGGGTGGCCGACCGGCCGGAGGCCGTGGCCCTGGCCGGCCGGCCGATGCGCGTGGATTTTTCGGACGTCCGCTTCGCCTACCCGGGCCGGGAGCCGGTCATAAACGGGGTCAGCTTTACGCTTGGCCAGGGCAACGTCCTCGGCGTGGTCGGTCCGACCGGGGCCGGCAAATCGACGCTGGTCAAGCTGCTCCTGCGCTACTTCGAGCCGACCGGCGGCGAGATCACCCTCGATGGCGTGCCGCTCGCCGCCTACACGCTTCGCAGCTACCGGGGGCTTCTCGGCTACGTCTCCCAGGAAGCCTTCCTTTTCCACGGCACGGTGGCCGAAAACATCCTGCTCGGCCGGCCCGAGGCCGACAGGGAGGCCGTGCGCCAGGCGGCGACCGTGGCCGGGGCGGACGAATTCATCCTGAAGCTGCCAAGCGGCTACGACACCATCATCGGCGAGCGCGGCATGAAGCTTTCCGGCGGTGAGCGCCAACGGGTGTCCCTGGCCCGGGCCATCCTGCGCGATCCGGCCATCCTCATCCTGGACGAGGCCACCTCGGCCGTGGACAACCAGACCGAGGCGGTCATTCAGCAAAATCTCCACTCCTTCCGCCAGGGACGCCTCACCCTGGCCGTGGCCCACCGGCTGTCCACGGTGCGCCAGTGTTCGGAGATTCTGGTGGTGGTTGACGGCTATGTGGTCGAGCGCGGCGACCACGACAGCCTGCTGGCGGCGGGCGGCGTCTATGCCGGCATGTGGGCCGTGCAGAGCGGCCAGGATCTGGCGTGACGCTCGATCCCGACACGGCGACCGTGCTTGAGGTCGTGGCCGCCTGCCCGGCCACCCAGGCCGTCTTCCGACGCTACGACACGGCGGCCGGCTGCTGTCTTTTGTGCGAAGGGCTTTTCGAGACCATCTGCGGGCTCGCCGCCCGGTTCGACCTTGACCGGGAGGCGCTCGTAAACGATCTTCGGGCCGTGATGAAAAAGGAAGAAGTATGACGATCGAACTGGTCAAGACCGTCACCGCCGCCGGCTGAGCGGCCAAGATTCCTCCAGGGGACCTGGAGGCCATCTTGCGGGGCCTGCCCCCTGTCACCGATCCTCGCCTGCTGACCGCCCAGGGTGTCAACGAGGATGCGGCCGTGGTGCGCCTTCCGGACGGCCGGGGCCTGGTTCAGACCGTTGATTTCTTCACGCCCATCGTCAACGATCCCTACAAGTTCGGCCGCATCGCCGCGGCCAATGCCCTGTCCGACGTCTACGCCATGGGCGGGGTGCCGCTTTCCGCCATGAACATCGTCTGCTTTCCCGTAAAGACCATGGACCGGATGATCCTGGCCGAGATCCTGCGCGGCGGCCTGGACGCGGTGCTCGAAGCCGGAGCCGTGCCGGCCGGCGGGCACAGCGTGGAGGACAAGGAGATCAAGTACGGCCTGGCCGTCTCGGGCCTGGTCGATGCCGACGGCTTTGCCGCCAACACGGGGCTTGTGCCCGGCGACGTGCTCCTCCTGACCAAGCCGCTCGGCACCGGCGTCCTGGCCACGGCGCTCAAGGGAAATTTCGGCGACGCGGCCGTGCTCGAAGACCTGCTTTTTCAGTGGGCCGGCCGGCTCAATGCCGCCGGTGGCCGGGTCATCCGGGAGCTGGGCCTCAAGGCGGCGACCGACGTGACCGGCTTTGGCCTCGGCGGCCATGTGCTGGAAATGGCGCGGGCCTCGCATGTGGCCGTGGAGCTGCGCCTGGCCGACATCCCCTTCCTGCCCCAGGCCGTGGAACTGGCGGGCCTGGGCATGTTGCCCGCCGGCAGCTTCGCCAACCGCAACTACTGCGCCAGCGCGGTGTCCGTGGCCCCCGGCCTGGACCCCATCCAATCCGATCTGGCCTTCGACGCCCAGACCTCCGGCGGCCTGGTCCTGGCCGTGCCCGAAGCGAAAGTGGAGGCGGCAAGAAAGATGCTACTCGATGCCGGGGATCTTGCGGCGGTTATTGGACGGGTGGTGGAGGCAGAGGCAGCGGAAGGGGCGGCGAGGCTGCGGCTGATTTGACAATAACGGTTGAGGTTAACTCCATGTATTACGATGTGATCTTTCATTTTGATCAAGACGCCGAAAAACTCAGTGTCGCTTTAAGCAATGTACGAAACTATATAAAAGCACTTCACGCTGAAAGTTTCACCATTGTTCTTGTGGTAAACGGACCCGGCATCAAAATGATGGGCAAGACCGATAGCCAGGCAGAGCAACTCACAGAATTAGCCTCGCTCGGCCTCAGTGTCCGTGTCTGTCAAAATGCCTTGCATCACTTCCATCTCAAGCCGGAATGGCTCAATCCTGTCTGTCAAATAGTTCCTGCGGGAATTATTGAAATTGTCGATCTTCAAAGAAAGGCTTTCACCTACATCAAGCCCTGATGCTCCCTTTCGATACAGTAGAGTTCAAAAGGCAAGGCATTGGTGCATCGGCCCTTGCGAACGGATGGGGCAAAGATGAAGGTGAGAAAATTCTTTAAGGCCGACACCGTACCGCATCCACCTTCCACATCCCCCCCTCTTCCACCATCTCGAACGTAGCCGCCTTGTCCTTCTCTTCCGGCCATTTGTAGGCCACCACCGCCTTCCCTTCCGCTGACGACTCGGTCTTGTACCGATACGCCCCTGCCGGTTCGTCCTGGGCGCAGGTCAGGGGATTGTAGTCCAGGCCGCACAGTTCGCCGGCCACGTACCTGCCGTTGCAGTTTTCCTGTACCGCCGCTTTTTCCTGGGCCGCCATGTCATCGAGCAGCCGTTTGGTGAAAAATCGGGCATAGCCCTTGTCGGCCTTGGGTTTGTAGCTGGGCGCGCGGAGCACGAATTCGAGCAGGTTCGGGTCCTTGCCGGACAGGTGCAGGACTTTGTCGAGAGCCTTTTCGGCTTCGGATGCGGCGACGTGGTAGCCGGCGTTTCCGACCGGGGCCGGTTCCCCGGTCTGGGCGGGGGCGGCGGCGAGCAGCAGGACAAGGACAAGCCACAACAGGGACGGCAGGCGGGGCGAATGCAGGCACGGCATACGGGCGGGCTCCGGCTACAGGTTTTGGTCCATGCCGTTCCCTACCCGAGGCGGCGGTGTCTGTCATGTCGACTCGGGTAGGCAGCAAGCGGCCAAATCCCGTGACCAACACCGAAAGCCCGTTGCGGAAAACCGCAACGGGCTGAAAAACTGGCAAAAAACCGTAGGAGTTAGGCCTGCTTGCTCTTGCTGATGGCCGTGGACAGACGGGAGATGTTACGGGCCGCGGTCTTCCAGTGAATGATTTTCTTGGTAGCGGCCTTGTCCAGGACCTTGGTGGCGGTCAGCAGGGCCGTTTCGGCGGCGGCGGTGTCGCCGGTGGCCAGGGCGGCGCGCACGGTTTTGATGACGTTGCGCACGCGGGTTTTCACCGCCCGGTTGCGAGCCCGGGCCAAAAGACTTTGACGATGCCGTTTCAGAGCGGATTTATGGTTGGCCAAGGATCGTTCCTCCGTGTGATGTTCGCTAAAGCAGGATTACTTAAATTGATGGCCTGGAACTGTCAAGCAAAAAATGCCATTTCGAGCGTAACGAGGCAAGCCACAAACCGCACTGCGACCACGTGGCGTCCCTATTGGGGTGGTCCAGGAGGGGATCACCCCCTCCTGGACGCCGGAGGCATCTTTTCGCCTCCCTCCCCCGCCGCTATACCTGCAAGGCCGCGAAATCGGCCACCCGGCCGAGGCGGTCCACCAGGGATTTGAGCAGGTTCAGGCGGTTTAAGCGCACGTCCATGTCGTCGCACATGACCATGACGTTGTCGAAAAAGGCGTCCACGGTGGGGCGCAGCTCATAGAGAAGGTCGAGGACCCCGGCGTAGTCGCCGGCTTCGAATAGCGCGTCGTAGCGCGGGAAGACGTCGGCGCAGACCGCGGCCAAGTCCTTTTCGGCCTGCTCTTCCAGAAGCGCCGCCTTGACCAGGCCGGTCAACGGCTGGCCGGCGCCGACGCCCTGCTTGCGGATGATGTTGGCCGCGCGCTTGAAGGTCAGGACCGCCTGGCCGAAGTCCGGCTTGGCGGCAAAGGCGGCCAGGGCCGGGATGCGGGCGGCAAGCTCGGCGATGTCGGTGAAAGACGCCCCGGCCGCGGCCTCGACCACCAGTGTGTCAAAGCCCCGGCCCGTGAAGTAGGCCTTCAGGCGCTGGCCGAAGAAGTCGAGGAGCCTGGCCAGGATGTGGGTGCGGTCGACCTTGAACTTGACCTCGCCGTAGCCGTCGAGGGCGGCCTGCAAGAGCTCCATCAGGTTCAGGCGCAGCCCGTGCTCGATGACGATGCGGCAGATGCCAAGGGCCGCCCGGCGAAGGGCATACGGGTCGGCCGCGCCGGTCGGGGCCATGTCCAGGCCGAAGCAGCCGGCCAGGGTGTCGGCCTTGTCGGCCAGGGACAGGACCGCGCCGGCCAGCGTGGCCGGAACCGGGCTGTCCGGACCGGCCGGCAGGTACTGCTCGGCAATGGCCCGGGACACGGTCTTGGACTGGCCCTTGCGGCGGACGTAAATGCCGCCCATGATGCCTTGCAGTTCCGCGAACTCCCCGACCATGTCGGACACGAGGTCCACCTTGGCCAGTCCGCCGGCCTGGGAGGCCTCAAGCATGACTTCAGGTTTTCCGGCCTGCTCGGCCACCACGCCGCACAACCGCTCCAGGCGGCGGGCCTTGTCGCGCATGCTGCCAAGGCCGGCCAGAAAGACCACGCTTTCGAGCTTTTTCTGCCAGGTCTCAAGGTCGGTGGCCAGATCGGCCTCCCAGAAGAACCGGGCGTCTTCCAGGCGGGCGGTCAGGACCCGCTGCCAGCCCCGGCGCACCAGGTCCACGTTGCCGGGCACAAGGCCCAGTGTGGTCAGAAAGACCGGTAAGAGCCCGCCCTTCCCGTCCTCCACGGCGAAACTCTTCTGATGCGTCTCCATGCTGGTAATCAGCACCTCGCGGGGCACGTCCAGGAACTTGGGATCGAGTCGGCCGAGCAGCACCACCGGGTGCTCGGTCAGGCCCGTCACCTCGGCCAGGAGCGCCGGATTGATGACCGCCGTGCCGCCGGCCTCCCGGGCCAGGGTCTCGGCCTGGGACCGCACCAGGCTTTCTCGCTCCCGGGCGTCGAGGACCACCTTGCCCTGGTCGCGGATGATGCCGAAATAGTCCTTGGCCGCGGCCACGTCAAAAGGCCCGGGCCCCATGATGCGGTGCCCCCGGGTCCGGCGGCCGGAGACGATGCCGTCGAGTTCAAAGGGCACGACCGCGTCGCCAAGCAGGGCCAAAAACCAGTGCACCGGCCGGCCAAAGGCGAAATCGCGGCTGCCCCAGCGCATCCGTTTGGGAAAGGAAAGCTTTTTGACCGCCTCCAGACACATGCCCGGCAAAAGAGCCATGGCCGGCTCGCCGCCGGTGGTCTTGTTGAGGGCCAGGTATCGGCCCTTGCCGGTCTCCATGACAAAGACGTCGGCAACGTCCTTGCCTTGCCCCTTGGCAAAGCCCACGGCAGCGGGCGTGGGATTGCCCGAGGCGTCGAAGCCGACCCGCTCGGGCGGACCGGTCACAAGCTCCTCCTCCCGCCGCGAATCGGCAGCCAGTTCCGGGATGCTCACCACGAGACGGCGCGGCGTGGCAAAGGCGGTGACAGCGGAGGCGTCGAGCTTGGCCTGGGCCAGGGCATCGGTGAAAAGGGTCCGAACCTCGCTGGCGAGTCCGGACAGGAATCGGGCCGGCATCTCCTCGAACCCGATCTCGAACAGGAAATGGGACATGGCGTGGGTCCTTTATGCGCTTTGGGTGAGGAGCGGATAGCCCAGTTCCTTGCGCTGGGCGGCGTACAGCCGGGCCAGATTCGAGGCCAGGGCCCGCACGCGGCCGATGTAGCCGGTGCGCTCGGTGATGGAAATGGCTCCCCGGGCTTCGAGCATGTTGAAGGCGTGGGAACACTTGAGGCAGTAGTCGTAGGCCGGCCAGGGCAGGCCAAGCTCGCAAAGCCGCTTGCACTCTTTTTCGCAAGCCGCGAAATGGGCCAGGAGCATGCCGGCGTCGGATTCCTCGAAGTTGTAGCGCGAGTGCTCGTACTCGCCCCGCTGGTGGACCTGCCCGTAGGTCACGTGCTCGTTCCAGGCCAGGTCGTAGACCGATTCCTTCTGCTGCAAGTACATGCTGATGCGCTCGAGGCCGTAGGTGATCTCGACAGAGACCGGCGAAAGGTCGATGCCGCCCACCTGCTGGAAATAGGTGAACTGGGTGACTTCCATGCCGTCGAGCCAGACTTCCCAGCCAAGACCCCAGGCGCCGAGGGTGGGCGATTCCCAGTCGTCCTCGACAAAGCGGATGTCGTGGTCGGCGGCGTTGACCCCAAGGGCGGCCAGGCTTTCCAGGTAGATCTCCTGGATATTGTCCGGCGAGGGCTTGAGGATGGCCTGGAACTGGTAATAGTGCTGCAAGCGGTTGGGATTTTCCCCGTAGCGGCCGTCGGTCGGCCGGCGGGACGGCTGGACATAGGCCGCTTTCCAGGGTTCGGGGCCGATGACCCGAAAGAAGGTGGACGGGTTGAACGTTCCCGCCCCGACCTCGGAGTCGTAGGGCTGGACCACGAGGCAGCCGGATTTGGCCCAGAAGTTTTGCAGCGTCAAGATGACATCCTGAAAATACATGGTCGCTCCGATTTCAAGGTTCAACCGCCGGCCGGACCGGGCCGGCTCATTGCCGGATCAAACGAAAAAAAG encodes:
- the glyS gene encoding glycine--tRNA ligase subunit beta codes for the protein MSHFLFEIGFEEMPARFLSGLASEVRTLFTDALAQAKLDASAVTAFATPRRLVVSIPELAADSRREEELVTGPPERVGFDASGNPTPAAVGFAKGQGKDVADVFVMETGKGRYLALNKTTGGEPAMALLPGMCLEAVKKLSFPKRMRWGSRDFAFGRPVHWFLALLGDAVVPFELDGIVSGRRTRGHRIMGPGPFDVAAAKDYFGIIRDQGKVVLDARERESLVRSQAETLAREAGGTAVINPALLAEVTGLTEHPVVLLGRLDPKFLDVPREVLITSMETHQKSFAVEDGKGGLLPVFLTTLGLVPGNVDLVRRGWQRVLTARLEDARFFWEADLATDLETWQKKLESVVFLAGLGSMRDKARRLERLCGVVAEQAGKPEVMLEASQAGGLAKVDLVSDMVGEFAELQGIMGGIYVRRKGQSKTVSRAIAEQYLPAGPDSPVPATLAGAVLSLADKADTLAGCFGLDMAPTGAADPYALRRAALGICRIVIEHGLRLNLMELLQAALDGYGEVKFKVDRTHILARLLDFFGQRLKAYFTGRGFDTLVVEAAAGASFTDIAELAARIPALAAFAAKPDFGQAVLTFKRAANIIRKQGVGAGQPLTGLVKAALLEEQAEKDLAAVCADVFPRYDALFEAGDYAGVLDLLYELRPTVDAFFDNVMVMCDDMDVRLNRLNLLKSLVDRLGRVADFAALQV
- the selD gene encoding selenide, water dikinase SelD, translated to MTIELVKTVTAAGUAAKIPPGDLEAILRGLPPVTDPRLLTAQGVNEDAAVVRLPDGRGLVQTVDFFTPIVNDPYKFGRIAAANALSDVYAMGGVPLSAMNIVCFPVKTMDRMILAEILRGGLDAVLEAGAVPAGGHSVEDKEIKYGLAVSGLVDADGFAANTGLVPGDVLLLTKPLGTGVLATALKGNFGDAAVLEDLLFQWAGRLNAAGGRVIRELGLKAATDVTGFGLGGHVLEMARASHVAVELRLADIPFLPQAVELAGLGMLPAGSFANRNYCASAVSVAPGLDPIQSDLAFDAQTSGGLVLAVPEAKVEAARKMLLDAGDLAAVIGRVVEAEAAEGAARLRLI
- a CDS encoding ABC transporter ATP-binding protein; translation: MNAPSSSQPFFGRHVWALYAFLRPYKKAVMGGLGLNVLARVCDLLPLAVAGRVIDAAAAGTRDPHVYVLYGLGILCSFVFLAIFQSGSDYVLAAMAQKARHDIRLALYGHLQTLDPAFFEDRQTGDIMSVIVGDVDTLESFLTDSSTSIIRVAVTFLGIYGYLFFLEWRLATLLFIPLPIAVLAIRHFVTRVQPRYREARRAVGAIGALLENNISGMGVIQAYTAEDRLYDAVSARSATYRDEAVAAEFERARFLPAMYAVAGLSFGAVFAGGGWLVAAGHGPTVGDYTTFVLFAARLVLPLFVFGMLINQIQRAEAAAARISELFAVRPRVADRPEAVALAGRPMRVDFSDVRFAYPGREPVINGVSFTLGQGNVLGVVGPTGAGKSTLVKLLLRYFEPTGGEITLDGVPLAAYTLRSYRGLLGYVSQEAFLFHGTVAENILLGRPEADREAVRQAATVAGADEFILKLPSGYDTIIGERGMKLSGGERQRVSLARAILRDPAILILDEATSAVDNQTEAVIQQNLHSFRQGRLTLAVAHRLSTVRQCSEILVVVDGYVVERGDHDSLLAAGGVYAGMWAVQSGQDLA
- the rpsT gene encoding 30S ribosomal protein S20, which encodes MANHKSALKRHRQSLLARARNRAVKTRVRNVIKTVRAALATGDTAAAETALLTATKVLDKAATKKIIHWKTAARNISRLSTAISKSKQA
- a CDS encoding DsrE family protein, producing the protein MYYDVIFHFDQDAEKLSVALSNVRNYIKALHAESFTIVLVVNGPGIKMMGKTDSQAEQLTELASLGLSVRVCQNALHHFHLKPEWLNPVCQIVPAGIIEIVDLQRKAFTYIKP
- the glyQ gene encoding glycine--tRNA ligase subunit alpha: MYFQDVILTLQNFWAKSGCLVVQPYDSEVGAGTFNPSTFFRVIGPEPWKAAYVQPSRRPTDGRYGENPNRLQHYYQFQAILKPSPDNIQEIYLESLAALGVNAADHDIRFVEDDWESPTLGAWGLGWEVWLDGMEVTQFTYFQQVGGIDLSPVSVEITYGLERISMYLQQKESVYDLAWNEHVTYGQVHQRGEYEHSRYNFEESDAGMLLAHFAACEKECKRLCELGLPWPAYDYCLKCSHAFNMLEARGAISITERTGYIGRVRALASNLARLYAAQRKELGYPLLTQSA
- a CDS encoding DUF3828 domain-containing protein, producing the protein MPCLHSPRLPSLLWLVLVLLLAAAPAQTGEPAPVGNAGYHVAASEAEKALDKVLHLSGKDPNLLEFVLRAPSYKPKADKGYARFFTKRLLDDMAAQEKAAVQENCNGRYVAGELCGLDYNPLTCAQDEPAGAYRYKTESSAEGKAVVAYKWPEEKDKAATFEMVEEGGMWKVDAVRCRP